A DNA window from Pseudomonas sp. GD03919 contains the following coding sequences:
- a CDS encoding AraC family transcriptional regulator has product MLQARVIRLDEQAHEHAHDHHQLVMSLVGRAEFEVGGRGGEVCRMRACLVPGDAPHQFAGMGENRMLILDLDEQDTPSEDLELLHRLFETPRYPALDVDFQHLLTYAGAELERYGSDSILARSLGGVLLRALHLRLFGEQRRQPQGALDLQRLDDYIDAHLARRISVAELAQEMCLSPSHFHAQFKDCVGLTPHQYLLKTRLDRAARMLRESNLPLVRIAEECGFSSQSALTTAMRRYMGLTPKRLRAA; this is encoded by the coding sequence ATGCTGCAAGCCCGTGTGATTCGCCTGGATGAACAGGCCCATGAACATGCCCATGATCATCATCAGTTGGTGATGTCCCTGGTCGGCCGCGCCGAATTCGAGGTCGGTGGCCGCGGCGGGGAAGTCTGCCGGATGCGCGCCTGTCTGGTACCGGGCGATGCGCCTCATCAGTTCGCCGGCATGGGTGAGAACCGCATGCTGATCCTCGACCTGGACGAGCAGGATACCCCCAGCGAAGACCTCGAGTTACTCCATCGCCTGTTCGAAACGCCGCGCTATCCTGCCCTCGATGTCGATTTCCAGCACCTGCTGACCTATGCCGGCGCCGAACTGGAGCGCTATGGCAGCGACTCGATCCTCGCCCGCTCTCTCGGTGGCGTACTGCTGCGTGCTCTGCACCTGCGTCTGTTCGGTGAGCAGCGCAGACAGCCACAGGGCGCCCTGGATCTGCAGCGCCTGGATGACTACATCGACGCGCATCTGGCGCGACGCATCAGCGTTGCCGAGCTGGCGCAGGAAATGTGCCTCAGCCCCAGCCACTTCCACGCTCAGTTCAAGGATTGCGTCGGCCTCACACCGCACCAGTACCTGCTCAAGACCCGTCTTGACCGCGCTGCGCGTATGCTGCGCGAGAGCAACCTGCCGCTGGTGCGGATCGCCGAGGAGTGTGGTTTCTCCAGCCAGAGCGCCCTGACTACGGCAATGCGCCGCTACATGGGCCTGACCCCGAAGCGCCTGCGCGCCGCATAG
- the lon gene encoding endopeptidase La, with the protein MNDQDNTPEAVEVHVQADSTGLVLPAQQLPDKLYIIPIHNRPFFPAQVLPVIVNQQPWGRTLTRVVNTEHKCMAVFFVDTPPDENGEFDLSSLPEHGTLVRVHHVSEEGGKLQFVAQGLTRVRIRGWLSRRGPYLAEVEYPQAPNDPRDEVKAYGMALINAIKELLPLNPLYSEELKNYLNRFSPNDPSPLTDFAAALTTAPGRELQEVLDTVPILKRMEKVLPLLRKEVEVGRLQKELSAEVNKQIGERQREFFLKEQLKLIQKELGISKDDKSADREEFLARLEGKTLPAQAQKRIDEELNKLSILETGSPEYAVTRNYLDWATALPWGIHGEDKLDLGRARKVLDKHHAGMDDIKERITEFLAVGAFKGEIAGSIVLLVGPPGVGKTSIGKSIAESLGRPFYRFSVGGMRDEAEIKGHRRTYIGAMPGKLVQALKEAEVMNPVIMLDEIDKMGSSYQGDPASALLETLDPEQNVEFLDHYLDLRLDLSKVLFVCTANTLDSIPGPLLDRMEVIRLSGYITEEKLAIAKRHLWPKQLEKAGVPKTRLSISDAALRALIEGYAREAGVRQLEKQLGKLVRKSVVKLLDDPEAKIRIGAKDLEEALGMPVFRNERVLDGIGVITGLAWTSMGGATLPIEATRIHTLNRGFKLTGQLGEVMKESAEIAYSYVSSHLKQFGGDPTFFDQAFVHLHVPEGATPKDGPSAGITMASALLSLARNQAPKKGVAMTGELTLTGQVLPIGGVREKVIAARRQKIHELILPEANRGSYEELPDYLKEGLTVHFAKRYSDVAKVLFD; encoded by the coding sequence ATGAACGATCAGGACAACACCCCGGAAGCTGTCGAAGTTCACGTCCAGGCCGATAGCACCGGCCTGGTATTGCCCGCGCAGCAGTTGCCGGACAAGCTCTACATCATCCCCATCCACAACCGCCCGTTCTTCCCGGCACAGGTGTTGCCGGTGATCGTCAACCAGCAGCCCTGGGGACGTACCCTCACCCGCGTCGTCAACACCGAGCACAAGTGCATGGCGGTTTTCTTCGTCGACACGCCACCGGACGAGAACGGCGAGTTCGACCTGAGCAGCCTGCCCGAGCACGGCACCCTGGTGCGTGTGCACCATGTCAGCGAGGAGGGCGGCAAGCTGCAGTTCGTTGCCCAGGGTCTGACCCGTGTGCGTATCCGTGGCTGGCTCAGCCGCCGCGGCCCGTATCTGGCCGAAGTCGAATACCCACAGGCCCCCAACGACCCGCGTGACGAGGTCAAGGCCTACGGCATGGCACTGATCAACGCGATCAAGGAGCTGCTGCCGCTGAACCCGCTGTACAGCGAGGAGTTGAAGAACTACCTCAACCGCTTCAGCCCCAATGATCCGTCGCCGCTCACCGACTTCGCCGCCGCGCTGACCACCGCCCCAGGCCGTGAGCTGCAGGAAGTGCTGGATACCGTGCCCATACTCAAGCGCATGGAGAAGGTGCTGCCGCTGCTGCGCAAGGAGGTCGAGGTCGGTCGCCTGCAGAAGGAGCTGTCCGCCGAAGTGAACAAGCAGATCGGCGAGCGTCAGCGCGAATTCTTCCTCAAGGAGCAGCTCAAGCTGATCCAGAAGGAGCTGGGCATCAGCAAGGACGACAAGAGCGCCGACCGTGAGGAGTTCCTCGCCCGCCTGGAAGGCAAGACCCTGCCCGCACAAGCGCAGAAGCGTATCGACGAGGAACTGAACAAGCTGTCGATCCTCGAGACCGGCTCGCCGGAGTACGCCGTTACGCGCAACTACCTGGACTGGGCCACCGCCCTGCCCTGGGGCATCCATGGCGAGGACAAGCTCGACCTCGGCCGCGCGCGCAAGGTGCTGGACAAGCACCACGCCGGCATGGACGACATCAAGGAGCGCATCACCGAGTTCCTCGCCGTCGGCGCCTTCAAGGGCGAGATCGCCGGCTCCATCGTGCTGCTGGTCGGCCCGCCCGGCGTGGGCAAGACCAGCATCGGCAAGTCCATCGCCGAATCCCTCGGCCGGCCGTTCTACCGTTTCTCGGTGGGCGGCATGCGTGACGAGGCGGAGATCAAGGGCCACCGCCGCACCTACATCGGCGCCATGCCCGGCAAGCTGGTGCAGGCGCTGAAGGAAGCCGAGGTGATGAACCCGGTGATCATGCTCGACGAGATCGACAAGATGGGCAGCAGCTACCAGGGCGACCCGGCCTCGGCGCTGCTGGAAACGCTGGATCCGGAGCAGAACGTCGAGTTTCTCGATCATTACCTCGACCTGCGCCTGGATCTGTCCAAGGTGCTGTTCGTCTGCACCGCCAACACCCTCGACTCGATTCCTGGGCCGCTGCTCGACCGCATGGAAGTGATTCGCCTGTCCGGCTACATCACCGAGGAAAAGCTGGCCATCGCCAAGCGCCACCTGTGGCCCAAGCAGTTGGAGAAAGCCGGCGTACCGAAAACGCGCCTGTCCATCAGCGATGCGGCGCTGCGCGCGCTGATCGAAGGCTATGCCCGCGAGGCTGGCGTGCGCCAGCTGGAGAAGCAACTGGGCAAGCTGGTGCGCAAGTCGGTGGTGAAACTGCTGGACGATCCCGAGGCGAAGATCCGCATCGGCGCCAAGGATCTGGAAGAAGCCCTCGGCATGCCGGTATTCCGCAACGAGCGGGTACTGGACGGCATCGGGGTGATCACCGGGCTGGCCTGGACCAGCATGGGCGGCGCCACTTTGCCGATCGAAGCGACGCGTATCCACACGCTCAACCGCGGCTTCAAGCTCACCGGCCAGCTCGGCGAGGTGATGAAAGAGTCGGCGGAGATCGCCTACAGCTACGTCAGCTCGCATCTCAAGCAGTTCGGCGGTGACCCGACCTTCTTCGACCAGGCCTTCGTCCACCTGCATGTACCGGAAGGCGCCACGCCCAAGGATGGCCCCAGCGCCGGCATCACCATGGCCAGCGCCCTGCTCTCCCTGGCGCGCAATCAGGCACCGAAGAAAGGCGTGGCCATGACCGGCGAGTTGACCCTCACCGGCCAGGTGCTGCCCATCGGCGGCGTGCGTGAGAAGGTGATCGCGGCGCGCCGGCAGAAGATCCATGAGCTGATCCTGCCGGAGGCCAATCGCGGCAGCTATGAGGAATTGCCGGACTACCTCAAAGAAGGCCTGACCGTGCATTTCGCCAAACGCTACAGCGATGTGGCCAAGGTGCTGTTCGACTGA
- a CDS encoding protease inhibitor I42 family protein, giving the protein MHATLRLLTLPALALLTACAHQSGTLELKKDRQCPLTLNKGQQLILSLPSNPTTGFRWEVRDGAQSVLQSLGPEVYSNPEDSGLVGAGGLSTWRFTAHEPGEGRLLLTYQQPWEQNVPPAQTFECEIRVK; this is encoded by the coding sequence ATGCACGCCACCTTGCGCCTGCTCACCCTGCCCGCCCTGGCCCTGCTTACAGCCTGCGCTCATCAATCCGGCACGCTGGAATTGAAGAAGGATCGGCAGTGCCCGCTGACGCTGAACAAGGGGCAGCAACTGATTCTCAGCCTGCCGAGCAACCCCACCACCGGCTTTCGCTGGGAGGTTCGCGATGGCGCGCAGAGCGTACTGCAAAGCCTTGGCCCGGAGGTCTACAGCAACCCGGAAGACAGCGGCCTGGTCGGTGCTGGCGGCCTCTCCACCTGGCGCTTCACGGCGCACGAGCCTGGCGAAGGCCGGCTGCTGCTGACCTACCAGCAACCCTGGGAGCAGAATGTGCCGCCAGCGCAAACCTTCGAGTGTGAGATACGGGTCAAATGA
- a CDS encoding ABC transporter permease, which produces MNLYAIKAIYLFELARTWRTLLQSIATPVISTSLYFVVFGSAIGSSMTQVQGVSYGAFIIPGLIMLALLTESISNASFGIYMPKYSGSIYEILSAPVSYLEILIGYVGAAATKSVILGIIILLTARLFVDFEIQHPLWMASFLVLTALTFSLFGFIIGVWADGWEKLQIVPALIVTPLTFLGGAFYSISMLPPAWQTVTLFNPVVYLISAFRWSFYGVSDVNVGVSLAMILGFLGLCILLVGWIFKTGYRLKS; this is translated from the coding sequence ATGAACCTGTACGCCATCAAGGCCATCTACCTGTTCGAGCTGGCGCGCACCTGGCGCACCCTGCTGCAGAGCATCGCCACGCCGGTGATCAGCACCTCGCTGTACTTCGTGGTGTTCGGCTCGGCCATCGGTTCGAGCATGACCCAGGTGCAGGGCGTCAGTTACGGCGCCTTCATCATCCCCGGGCTGATCATGCTGGCGCTGCTGACCGAGAGCATTTCCAACGCCTCGTTCGGCATCTACATGCCCAAGTATTCGGGGAGTATCTACGAGATTCTGTCGGCGCCGGTCTCGTACCTGGAAATTCTCATCGGCTATGTCGGCGCGGCGGCGACCAAGTCGGTGATCCTCGGCATCATCATCCTGCTCACCGCCAGGCTGTTCGTCGATTTCGAGATTCAGCATCCGCTGTGGATGGCGTCTTTCCTGGTGCTCACCGCGCTGACCTTCAGCCTGTTCGGCTTCATCATCGGCGTCTGGGCCGATGGCTGGGAGAAATTGCAGATCGTCCCGGCGCTGATCGTCACGCCGCTGACTTTCCTCGGCGGCGCCTTCTATTCGATCAGCATGCTGCCGCCGGCCTGGCAGACGGTGACCCTGTTCAACCCCGTGGTGTACCTGATCAGCGCCTTCCGTTGGAGCTTCTATGGCGTGTCGGACGTCAACGTTGGTGTCAGCCTGGCGATGATTCTCGGCTTTCTCGGTCTGTGCATCTTGCTGGTGGGCTGGATTTTCAAGACCGGCTACCGACTCAAGAGCTGA
- a CDS encoding ABC transporter ATP-binding protein, with protein MQSVISIQQLNKIYASGHAALQGIDLEIRQGEIFALLGPNGAGKTTLISIICGIVNPGEGKVLVGGKDIVRDYRAARSQIGLVPQELVSDVFETVWATVKFSRGLFGKKPDPAYLEQLLKDLSLWDKRNAKIMELSGGMKRRVMIAKALSHEPQILFLDEPTAGVDVELRRDMWNMVRRLRERGVTIILTTHYIEEAEEMADRIGVISKGRIILVEDKQVLMHKLGKKQLTLHLQQPLSCVPAELARYGLELTDQGHALVFTFDAQHENTGIAELLRDLAQHGIDFKDLQSSQSSLEEIFVGLIKESRT; from the coding sequence GTGCAGTCGGTCATTTCCATCCAGCAACTGAACAAGATCTATGCGTCCGGCCATGCGGCGCTGCAAGGCATCGATCTGGAGATTCGCCAGGGCGAGATCTTCGCCTTGCTCGGCCCCAATGGCGCCGGCAAGACCACCCTGATCAGCATCATCTGCGGCATCGTCAATCCGGGCGAGGGCAAGGTGCTGGTCGGTGGCAAGGACATCGTCCGCGACTACCGCGCGGCCCGCTCGCAGATCGGCCTGGTGCCGCAAGAGCTGGTCAGCGACGTGTTCGAAACCGTCTGGGCGACGGTCAAGTTCAGCCGTGGTCTGTTCGGCAAGAAGCCCGACCCGGCCTACCTGGAGCAACTGCTCAAGGACCTGTCGCTGTGGGACAAACGTAACGCCAAGATCATGGAACTGTCCGGCGGTATGAAGCGCCGGGTGATGATCGCCAAGGCGCTGTCGCACGAGCCGCAGATTCTCTTCCTCGACGAGCCCACCGCCGGTGTCGATGTGGAGCTGCGCCGCGACATGTGGAACATGGTCAGGCGTCTGCGCGAGCGCGGCGTGACCATTATCCTCACCACCCACTACATCGAGGAGGCCGAGGAAATGGCCGACCGCATCGGGGTGATCAGCAAGGGGCGGATCATTCTGGTGGAAGACAAGCAGGTGCTGATGCACAAGCTGGGCAAGAAACAGCTGACCCTGCACCTGCAGCAGCCGCTGTCCTGCGTGCCGGCCGAGCTGGCGCGCTATGGCCTGGAGCTGACCGATCAGGGCCATGCCCTGGTGTTCACCTTCGATGCCCAGCACGAGAACACCGGCATCGCCGAACTGCTGCGTGACCTGGCCCAGCACGGCATCGACTTCAAGGATCTGCAGTCGAGCCAGAGTTCGCTGGAAGAAATCTTCGTCGGTCTGATCAAGGAGTCGCGCACATGA
- a CDS encoding 2-hydroxyacid dehydrogenase, whose protein sequence is MSKPKVLQIGPLSERFNRELAEQYEVSALWQQAEPLTFLREQGEQFIYMVSSARFGCTADQLALLPNLRAICSFGVGYDPYPLDLLRDRGIVLSTTPDVLNDCVADLAMGLMIDSARCMSASDRFVRSGDWGSGASFPLGRRVSGKRLGIVGLGRIGEAVAQRAAGFAMLVRYHNRRAVEGSPYPHEPDLLALARWADFLVLTCPGGKATHHLINAEVLEALGPDGFLINVARGSVVDEAALIKALQTSVIAGAGLDVYEHEPQVPAALRELDNVVLLPHVGSGSVETRQQMADLVLDNLRAFIATGKLLTPL, encoded by the coding sequence ATGAGCAAACCCAAGGTGCTGCAGATCGGCCCGCTGAGCGAGCGTTTCAACCGCGAGCTGGCCGAGCAGTACGAGGTCAGCGCGCTGTGGCAACAGGCCGAGCCGCTGACGTTCCTGCGCGAACAGGGCGAGCAGTTCATCTACATGGTGTCCTCTGCCCGTTTCGGTTGCACGGCTGACCAGCTCGCGCTGCTGCCGAATCTGCGTGCCATCTGCAGTTTCGGCGTGGGCTACGACCCCTATCCGCTGGACCTGCTGCGTGATCGCGGCATCGTCCTCAGCACCACGCCGGACGTGCTCAACGACTGTGTCGCCGACCTGGCCATGGGGCTGATGATCGACAGCGCTCGGTGCATGTCCGCGTCGGATCGCTTCGTGCGCAGTGGCGATTGGGGCAGCGGTGCGAGTTTCCCCTTGGGACGGCGTGTGAGCGGCAAACGTCTGGGTATCGTCGGCCTTGGTCGTATCGGCGAGGCGGTTGCCCAGCGCGCCGCAGGGTTCGCCATGCTGGTGCGTTACCACAATCGCCGTGCGGTCGAGGGCAGCCCTTACCCGCATGAGCCGGATCTGCTGGCGCTGGCGCGCTGGGCGGATTTCCTGGTGCTGACCTGCCCGGGCGGCAAGGCCACCCATCATCTGATCAACGCCGAGGTGCTTGAAGCACTTGGTCCGGATGGTTTTCTGATCAATGTGGCGCGCGGTTCGGTGGTCGATGAGGCGGCGTTGATCAAGGCACTGCAAACGAGTGTGATCGCCGGTGCCGGGCTGGACGTTTACGAGCATGAACCCCAGGTTCCAGCCGCGCTACGTGAGTTGGACAACGTGGTGCTGTTGCCGCACGTCGGCAGTGGCAGCGTCGAAACGCGCCAGCAGATGGCCGATCTTGTGCTGGACAACCTGCGCGCCTTCATCGCCACCGGCAAGCTGCTGACGCCGCTCTGA
- a CDS encoding methyl-accepting chemotaxis protein has translation MFLQKSLRAQILALLGGSLTLILITALACFSFLSSGIQSYRGLLDGPLESSRLIDAANVEFKIQVQEWKNVLLRGQDSANLQRYWSQFEAQERKVQDILGQLTQVAAADPALKTQVERLRREHQALGGNYRKGRDAFVAAGADARAGDEAVKGIDRATSEQMTALVEQLRQNSLSQAEQINASAARTILSGTLVMLAAALIITLFSLWLINRNLITPIRHLIGHVDQLSQGRFGQRVESNRQDELGLLARAANTLRDFLASTSERLHQSTQNLDSASSELNAIASRMTEGVSEQFERTDQVATAMHEMSATAQEVARHAADAAHAANDADDSARQGSTVMQSTIATITDIRGEIANTAEVIRRLESDSGRIGKVLEVIRGIAEQTNLLALNAAIEAARAGEQGRGFAVVADEVRTLAQRTAESTAEINQIIDTVQTGALNAVRAIESGQQRSEQGVTQVTEAGAMLQRITEAVEAIRDMNQQIATAAEEQTSVAEDISRNLTELTAIASANQDNVQRTQKASRNLHDMSGQLGEVTRRLGS, from the coding sequence ATGTTCCTGCAAAAATCCCTGCGCGCGCAGATTCTCGCTCTGCTCGGCGGCAGCCTGACGCTGATCCTGATCACCGCACTGGCCTGCTTCAGCTTCCTCTCCAGCGGCATTCAGTCCTATCGGGGCCTGCTCGATGGGCCGCTGGAATCTTCACGCCTGATCGACGCGGCCAACGTCGAATTCAAGATCCAGGTGCAGGAGTGGAAGAACGTCCTGCTACGCGGCCAGGACAGCGCCAACCTGCAACGCTACTGGAGCCAGTTCGAAGCGCAGGAGCGCAAGGTGCAGGACATTCTCGGCCAGTTGACCCAGGTCGCCGCAGCCGACCCGGCCTTGAAGACGCAGGTCGAACGCCTGCGCAGAGAACATCAGGCGCTCGGCGGCAATTACCGCAAGGGCCGCGACGCCTTCGTGGCCGCTGGTGCCGATGCCAGGGCCGGCGATGAAGCCGTCAAAGGCATCGACCGCGCCACCAGTGAGCAGATGACTGCATTGGTCGAGCAGTTGCGCCAGAACAGCCTGAGCCAGGCCGAGCAGATCAACGCCAGCGCCGCACGCACCATTCTCAGCGGCACCCTCGTGATGCTGGCTGCCGCCTTGATCATCACCCTGTTCAGCCTGTGGCTGATAAACCGTAATCTGATCACGCCCATCCGCCACCTGATCGGTCATGTCGACCAGCTCAGCCAAGGTCGCTTCGGCCAGCGCGTGGAGAGCAACCGCCAGGATGAACTGGGCCTGCTGGCCCGCGCTGCGAATACCCTGCGCGACTTTCTCGCCAGCACCAGCGAGCGTCTGCACCAGAGCACGCAGAACCTCGACAGCGCCAGCAGCGAGCTGAACGCCATTGCCTCACGCATGACCGAGGGCGTCAGCGAGCAGTTCGAGCGTACCGATCAGGTCGCCACCGCCATGCACGAGATGTCCGCCACCGCCCAGGAAGTCGCGCGCCATGCCGCTGACGCCGCGCACGCGGCCAACGATGCCGACGACTCGGCCCGCCAGGGCAGCACGGTGATGCAATCGACCATCGCCACCATCACCGACATTCGCGGCGAGATCGCCAATACCGCCGAGGTGATCCGTCGCCTGGAAAGCGATAGCGGACGCATCGGCAAGGTGCTGGAAGTGATCCGAGGCATCGCCGAGCAGACCAACCTGCTGGCCCTCAACGCGGCCATCGAGGCGGCGCGCGCCGGCGAGCAGGGTCGCGGTTTCGCCGTGGTGGCCGACGAGGTGCGCACCCTGGCGCAGCGCACTGCCGAGTCCACCGCCGAAATCAACCAGATCATCGACACCGTGCAGACCGGCGCGCTGAATGCCGTGCGCGCCATCGAGAGCGGCCAGCAGCGCAGTGAGCAGGGCGTCACCCAGGTCACCGAGGCCGGCGCCATGCTGCAGCGCATCACCGAGGCGGTGGAAGCCATACGCGACATGAACCAGCAGATCGCCACCGCCGCCGAGGAGCAGACCTCGGTGGCCGAGGACATCTCGCGCAACCTCACCGAGCTGACCGCCATCGCCAGCGCCAACCAGGACAACGTTCAGCGCACGCAGAAGGCCAGCCGCAACCTGCATGACATGTCCGGGCAACTGGGCGAAGTGACTCGCCGCCTGGGTTCCTGA
- a CDS encoding FKBP-type peptidyl-prolyl cis-trans isomerase — protein sequence MSEFNFSPDLSSDEGRVSYGIGRQLGGQLRDNPPPGVDLNAILAGLTDAFTGQASRVSEAELGASFKVIREIMQAEAAAKAEAAAGEGRAYLAENAKREGVTVLASGLQYEVLVAGEGAKPSAEDQVRTHYHGTLIDGTVFDSSYERGQPAEFPVGGVIPGWVEALQLMGTGSKWRLHVPSELAYGAQGVGSIPPHSVLVFDVELLDIL from the coding sequence ATGTCCGAATTCAACTTCAGCCCCGATCTGTCCTCCGATGAAGGCCGCGTCAGCTACGGCATCGGTCGTCAACTCGGTGGTCAGCTGCGTGACAACCCGCCGCCCGGGGTCGATCTGAACGCCATTCTCGCCGGTCTGACCGACGCCTTCACCGGCCAGGCCAGCCGCGTTTCCGAGGCCGAGCTGGGCGCCAGCTTCAAGGTCATCCGCGAAATCATGCAGGCCGAGGCGGCCGCCAAGGCTGAAGCCGCTGCCGGCGAAGGTCGCGCCTACCTGGCCGAGAACGCCAAGCGTGAGGGCGTGACCGTACTGGCTTCCGGCCTGCAGTACGAAGTGCTGGTAGCCGGCGAGGGCGCCAAGCCGTCGGCCGAAGACCAGGTACGTACTCACTACCATGGCACCTTGATCGACGGCACGGTGTTCGACAGCTCCTACGAGCGTGGCCAGCCGGCTGAGTTTCCGGTTGGTGGTGTGATTCCGGGCTGGGTCGAGGCGCTGCAACTGATGGGCACCGGCAGCAAATGGCGCCTGCACGTGCCGAGCGAGTTGGCCTACGGCGCCCAGGGCGTCGGCAGCATCCCGCCGCACAGTGTGCTGGTGTTTGATGTCGAGCTGCTCGACATCCTGTAA
- a CDS encoding DUF2256 domain-containing protein, producing MKKSELPVKTCAVCGLPFTWRKKWARCWDEVRYCSERCRRGRTYAGESVAAHASPADSVATGNA from the coding sequence GTGAAAAAGAGCGAGCTGCCGGTGAAGACCTGCGCGGTGTGCGGCCTGCCGTTCACCTGGCGCAAGAAGTGGGCGCGGTGCTGGGACGAGGTGCGCTACTGCTCCGAGCGCTGTCGGCGCGGGCGCACCTACGCAGGAGAGAGTGTCGCCGCTCATGCGTCTCCCGCGGATTCAGTTGCGACGGGCAATGCGTAG
- a CDS encoding cryptochrome/photolyase family protein, with the protein MSARRLILILGDQLTPGLGGLADIDPLRDHVLLAEVMEEASHVPHHPKKIALIFSAMRHFAEALRQQGIRVHYVALDDPDNSGSLPGELLRWTQRLNPAEVHLTECGDWRLEQALRHCGVPIHWHPDSRFLCSREAFADWAKGRKQLRMEFFYREMRRASGLLLNPDGTPEGGAWNFDADNRKALPKGVHPPAPLRIEPDAITTEVLALVARRFTHHYGRLDGFDYPVTAEQAERLWQHFLARGLADFGDYQDAMADDEPFLFHSRISAALNIGLLDMRQLCADVEAAYRAGDVPLNAAEGFIRQLIGWREYVRGIYWLRMPEYAEGNRFGNSRALPAFYWTGKTRMNCMRQAIGQTLEHAYAHHIQRLMVTGNFALLAGIAPKAICDWYLAVYMDAFDWVELPNTLGMVMHADGGYLGSKPYCASGQYIKRMSNHCQGCSYKVSESTGESACPFNSLYWHFLMRHREPLERNPRIGMVYRNLARMPEAKQQALWDWGERLLAKLDAGEML; encoded by the coding sequence GTGAGTGCACGTCGTCTGATTCTGATCCTGGGGGATCAGCTCACCCCAGGCCTCGGAGGCCTGGCAGATATCGACCCGTTACGGGATCACGTACTGCTGGCCGAGGTGATGGAAGAGGCCAGCCATGTGCCGCATCACCCGAAGAAGATCGCGTTGATCTTCAGCGCCATGCGCCACTTTGCCGAGGCGCTGCGTCAGCAGGGCATCAGGGTGCATTACGTGGCCCTCGATGACCCTGACAACAGCGGCTCCCTGCCGGGCGAACTGCTGCGCTGGACGCAGCGGCTCAACCCGGCCGAGGTGCACCTTACCGAATGCGGCGACTGGCGCCTGGAGCAGGCGCTGCGTCATTGTGGCGTACCGATTCACTGGCACCCGGACAGCCGCTTTCTCTGCAGCCGCGAGGCCTTCGCCGACTGGGCCAAGGGGCGCAAGCAGTTGCGCATGGAGTTCTTCTACCGGGAGATGCGCCGCGCCAGCGGTCTGCTGCTCAACCCCGATGGCACGCCCGAGGGGGGCGCCTGGAACTTCGATGCCGATAACCGCAAGGCATTGCCCAAAGGTGTACATCCGCCGGCACCCTTGCGCATCGAGCCGGATGCCATCACGACCGAGGTGCTGGCGCTGGTGGCACGGCGATTTACCCATCACTACGGCCGTCTGGATGGTTTCGACTATCCGGTGACTGCCGAACAGGCCGAGCGTCTCTGGCAGCATTTTCTCGCCCGTGGCCTGGCTGATTTCGGTGATTACCAGGACGCCATGGCCGATGACGAGCCGTTTCTTTTTCATTCACGCATCAGCGCCGCGCTGAACATTGGCCTGCTCGACATGCGCCAGCTCTGTGCCGATGTCGAGGCGGCCTATCGCGCTGGTGACGTGCCGCTGAACGCTGCCGAAGGCTTCATCCGCCAGTTGATCGGTTGGCGCGAGTACGTACGCGGTATCTACTGGCTGCGCATGCCGGAGTACGCCGAGGGCAATCGCTTCGGCAATTCACGGGCGCTGCCGGCGTTCTACTGGACCGGCAAGACGCGCATGAACTGCATGCGCCAGGCCATCGGCCAGACGCTGGAGCATGCCTACGCGCACCATATCCAGCGGCTGATGGTCACCGGTAACTTTGCCCTGCTCGCCGGCATTGCGCCCAAGGCCATCTGCGACTGGTACCTGGCCGTGTACATGGACGCGTTCGACTGGGTCGAGCTGCCCAATACCCTGGGTATGGTGATGCACGCCGATGGCGGCTACCTCGGCTCCAAGCCCTACTGCGCCAGCGGCCAGTACATCAAGCGCATGTCCAACCATTGCCAGGGCTGCAGCTACAAGGTCAGCGAGAGCACGGGCGAGTCGGCTTGCCCGTTCAATTCGCTGTACTGGCACTTTCTCATGCGTCATCGCGAGCCGCTGGAGCGCAATCCGCGCATCGGCATGGTCTATCGCAATCTGGCGCGCATGCCCGAAGCCAAGCAGCAGGCACTGTGGGATTGGGGCGAGCGACTGCTGGCAAAACTCGATGCCGGAGAGATGCTGTGA